In the Sulfurovum sp. UBA12169 genome, AATAAACTGAAGCGTATAATTAGCAATGACAATATCTTCGTCTTTGTACTCATACGCCAGCATATCTGCAAGCTCAAGCTCTATATCCACGCCAAAAGCCCGGCATTTTTGTCTTGCTCTATCGAGCATCGCCTGTGAATTATCCAACCCCTTTAATTTCATCTTGGCATCCATCTTGGCGTACAGATCAAGCAGAAATTTCCCTGTAGAAGAGCCTAAATCAAGTACTTTTTTGCCTTCTTTTTGTTCAAATAAAATCAATGAGATAATGAGTTTTCTTACCTCATCATAAAATGGCACCGAACGGCTAAGCATATCATCAAATACAGAAGCAACTGCTTCATCAAATTCAAATTTCTTCTCTATAGGTTTTTCAAATACTTTATCTTTCATCCAATATTTCCTGCCTGCTTGATATCGTTATCTATCTGTATCTTGAGCGCATCTAAATTTTCAAATTTTTTATTTTCGCGCAAAAATGCTAAAAACTCCACCAAGAGAGTGCCTTCAATTGCACCAAAATCTTCATTTAGAATATGTGTTTCTACGGCGTATGAACCATCAACACTTATTCTATGGCCCAGAAAGCTGACACTTTGATACCATTTCTGTTTGATTTTCGTTCGTGTAGCATAGACACCCTCTTTGGGAAGCTGATAATGGTCAATATGAAGATTGAGCGTGGGCACAAGTGCTTTTCTCCCTAAGCCTTGCCCCCGGATGATCTTTCCTTCTATCTGATAAAGTCGTCCGAGCAAAAGGTTTGCCATTTCTACAGAGCCTTTTTTAAGGTAGCTTTTGATGTTGCGGGAGTGCACTGCAATACCTTGTATGCTTACTTCTTCTATGATACATACTTCTCCGTCAAATATTTCTTTGAGCCGTTGTGCGTTGCCGGCTTTGGATTTTCCAAAATGAAAATCATACCCTACGACTATTTTTTTCAATGAAGGAAAATCCGCCCTTAATCTCTGCACAAAAGCTTCAGGAGTCAAAGCGTTGATCTTTTCAAAATGATAAAAATGACATTCTCTGTCTGTA is a window encoding:
- the cmoA gene encoding carboxy-S-adenosyl-L-methionine synthase CmoA, coding for MKDKVFEKPIEKKFEFDEAVASVFDDMLSRSVPFYDEVRKLIISLILFEQKEGKKVLDLGSSTGKFLLDLYAKMDAKMKLKGLDNSQAMLDRARQKCRAFGVDIELELADMLAYEYKDEDIVIANYTLQFIRPMQRIELVKSIFEGLNEDGMFIFSEKVIFVDKRLDKQMIDIYYDYKKAQGYSEYEIAQKREALENVLIPFTIEENLQMCKDAGFAQVETIFQWANFVTFVAKKQ
- a CDS encoding bifunctional riboflavin kinase/FAD synthetase encodes the protein MHLTNQITSVAIGSFDGMHIAHQVLIGQVEAIVIIERNGGYLTPGYKRTLYTDRECHFYHFEKINALTPEAFVQRLRADFPSLKKIVVGYDFHFGKSKAGNAQRLKEIFDGEVCIIEEVSIQGIAVHSRNIKSYLKKGSVEMANLLLGRLYQIEGKIIRGQGLGRKALVPTLNLHIDHYQLPKEGVYATRTKIKQKWYQSVSFLGHRISVDGSYAVETHILNEDFGAIEGTLLVEFLAFLRENKKFENLDALKIQIDNDIKQAGNIG